One window of Bacteroides sp. AN502(2024) genomic DNA carries:
- a CDS encoding Rossmann-like and DUF2520 domain-containing protein, with protein sequence MKRSIEDTPIVFIGAGNLATNLAKALYRKGFRIVQVYSRTIESARSLAEKIEAEYTTNLQAVSKDARLYIVSLKDSALVDLLPQITEGKQKSLWVHTAGSIPMSIWEGYAERYGVFYPMQTFSKQREVNFQEVPLFVEAKRPEDVELLKAVASTLSEKVYEASSEQRKSLHLAAVFICNFTNHMYALAADLLEKYNLPFDVMLPLIDETARKVHELAPCDAQTGPAVRYDENVISNHLAMLVDSPALQEIYKLMSKSIHEHHQL encoded by the coding sequence ATGAAGAGAAGTATAGAAGATACACCGATTGTGTTTATCGGTGCCGGCAATTTGGCCACTAATCTGGCGAAAGCTCTCTATCGTAAAGGCTTCCGTATTGTACAGGTATATAGCCGGACTATAGAATCTGCCCGTTCCTTGGCCGAGAAGATAGAAGCTGAATATACAACCAATTTACAGGCGGTTTCAAAAGATGCCCGATTATATATCGTATCTTTGAAAGACTCTGCTTTAGTAGATTTGTTGCCGCAGATAACAGAAGGAAAACAAAAGTCTTTGTGGGTGCATACAGCAGGAAGTATTCCGATGAGTATTTGGGAAGGGTATGCGGAACGTTACGGAGTCTTTTATCCGATGCAGACATTCAGCAAACAGCGTGAGGTCAATTTTCAGGAAGTGCCTCTCTTTGTTGAAGCGAAGAGGCCGGAAGATGTGGAATTGCTGAAGGCTGTTGCTTCCACTCTTTCGGAAAAAGTCTATGAAGCTTCTTCCGAGCAACGTAAAAGCCTTCATTTGGCTGCTGTTTTTATCTGTAACTTCACCAATCACATGTATGCGTTAGCGGCTGATTTGCTTGAGAAATATAATTTGCCTTTTGATGTCATGCTTCCATTGATAGACGAAACGGCACGTAAAGTACACGAACTGGCGCCATGCGATGCACAGACCGGCCCTGCTGTTCGTTACGATGAAAATGTGATAAGTAATCATCTTGCCATGTTGGTAGACTCTCCGGCATTGCAGGAAATATATAAATTAATGAGCAAAAGTATCCATGAGCACCATCAACTATGA
- a CDS encoding nitroreductase family protein: protein MENFSELIKNRRSMRKFTDEELTQDQVVTLMKAALMSPSSKRSNSWQFIVIDDKKVLKELSHCKEQASSFIADAALAIVVMADPLASDVWIEDAAIASIMIQLQAEDLGLGSCWVQVRERFTATGMPSDEFVHGILDIPLQLQILSVIAIGHKGMERKPFNEENLQWEKIHINKFGGK from the coding sequence ATGGAGAATTTCAGTGAATTGATAAAGAATCGTCGTAGTATGCGGAAGTTTACCGATGAGGAATTGACACAAGATCAAGTCGTTACCTTGATGAAAGCTGCTTTGATGTCCCCTTCTTCCAAACGCAGTAATAGTTGGCAGTTTATCGTAATTGATGATAAAAAGGTGTTGAAAGAATTGTCTCATTGCAAAGAACAGGCCTCTTCGTTTATTGCCGATGCGGCTTTGGCGATTGTGGTAATGGCCGATCCGTTGGCCAGTGATGTTTGGATTGAAGATGCTGCCATTGCTTCCATCATGATACAGTTGCAGGCTGAAGATTTGGGATTGGGAAGTTGCTGGGTGCAGGTTCGGGAACGTTTCACTGCTACCGGAATGCCTTCCGATGAATTTGTCCATGGAATTTTGGATATTCCTTTGCAACTTCAGATTCTTTCTGTCATTGCTATCGGACATAAGGGGATGGAACGTAAACCTTTCAATGAAGAAAATCTTCAATGGGAGAAAATTCATATTAATAAATTTGGAGGAAAATAA
- a CDS encoding IS4 family transposase, whose product MANITLFAQVISHLPKENIRKIIKSSGSDKHCKGYNTWSQFVSMIFSQFSGCDSVRDISNGLKSATGNLNHLGINRAPSKSTVAYQNANRDSSVFRGIFYSLFQYFGQQALWQRRKFRFKMPIKLLDSTLVSLTLSIYDWAHYTTTKGAVKMHTLLDYDSLLPEFVNITDGKTTDNKAAFDIELHPYSIVVADRGYCDYSLLNNWDSSNVFFVVRHKDNIRYKAIEELPLPEKHAQNVLIDEIIEFELSAAKSKYPKRLRRIAVWNDEHGFEIELLTNNFTLAASSIAALYKARWNIEIFFRNLKQLLRIKSFIGTSRNAVETQIWTAMTTMLILTWLKHIARYKWALANLVVTLRLNTFTKIDLQKWLDQPFTPPPETIEND is encoded by the coding sequence ATGGCAAATATAACACTTTTCGCACAGGTAATATCACATCTCCCGAAAGAAAATATCAGGAAAATCATAAAATCTTCGGGGTCAGACAAGCATTGTAAGGGCTACAATACATGGAGTCAGTTTGTTAGCATGATTTTCAGCCAATTCTCAGGATGTGATTCAGTCAGAGATATCTCAAACGGGCTGAAATCAGCCACCGGCAACCTCAATCATTTGGGAATCAACCGTGCACCATCCAAGTCAACGGTAGCATATCAGAACGCCAACCGAGACAGTTCGGTTTTTCGCGGCATATTCTACTCGTTGTTTCAGTATTTCGGACAGCAAGCCCTATGGCAACGAAGAAAGTTCCGTTTCAAGATGCCGATAAAACTGCTCGACTCCACATTGGTGTCATTGACTCTGTCAATATATGACTGGGCACATTACACTACCACCAAGGGGGCGGTCAAGATGCACACGCTATTGGACTATGACAGTCTTTTGCCGGAGTTCGTGAATATCACCGATGGCAAAACCACCGACAACAAAGCTGCTTTTGATATTGAGTTACATCCGTATAGTATTGTAGTAGCCGACCGAGGCTACTGTGACTACTCATTGCTGAATAATTGGGACAGCAGCAACGTGTTCTTTGTAGTGCGTCATAAAGACAATATCCGGTACAAAGCCATAGAGGAGTTGCCTTTGCCTGAAAAACACGCTCAGAATGTACTTATTGACGAAATAATCGAGTTCGAACTCTCGGCGGCCAAATCCAAATATCCCAAACGTTTACGTCGCATCGCAGTATGGAACGATGAACACGGTTTTGAAATTGAGTTACTCACAAACAACTTCACATTGGCAGCATCAAGCATAGCGGCTCTGTACAAGGCTCGGTGGAACATAGAAATCTTCTTTCGCAACCTCAAGCAACTGCTACGCATCAAGAGCTTTATCGGCACATCCCGCAATGCCGTAGAGACCCAAATATGGACTGCTATGACTACAATGCTGATTCTGACATGGCTAAAGCACATCGCAAGATACAAATGGGCATTGGCTAACCTTGTGGTCACGCTCCGGCTGAACACATTTACCAAAATCGACCTCCAAAAATGGCTTGATCAACCATTTACACCACCTCCCGAAACCATCGAAAACGATTAG
- a CDS encoding SusC/RagA family TonB-linked outer membrane protein — MERKSVYPSQPKRKVCPRSYLAQRTGFTLILIFLSVGIVFAQKTQITGTVTDESGFPLPGVSITTNDKSVNGTTTDGEGRFTLSVPSGKQVKTLTFSFVGMQTLVIPYKGGKIKVTLKEDTQQIEEVVVTGMYERKKEGFTGSANTMSGEEIRKMTSGNVLKAIELLDPGFRMDSRMMSGSNPSAVAGFSMRGQSSMGDYSTDETIFMRGDIDTRPNQPLFVLDGIIGVSVTKITDMDPEQIKSITLLKDAAAMVLYGSQASNGVVVVESKAPEAGKLRVTYNGNYKLEYPDLTDYDLLEAANKLELERRAGFYDEDSYSLEDITNRNNTYRKKLLEVLRGVNTYWLSQPLQTAFAHRHGINLEGGDESLRYKLYAGINQAPGIMKKTGVYGKSASLDIRYRYKGLLISNILYVDYSKSDRTSPYGSFKEYAQLNPYYRIHDENGQIAQYLERAIHTNDNTGRSSGANVGNPMYNTLYNTFDRNVAFEVRDAFRAEYTPIPNLRLAMDLTLSKTTSDTDVFKSANHNDFISVYNISEKGSYVWNNSSNLDYDLSFTASYNKVFNNKQLLSAYLRYNVNEKKFHNAGAYATGFPNDNMDEIFLGAKAKKNSGSESTSRAFGGVATISYTYDQRYAADLNGRLDASSEFGKNNRYAPFWSAGVRWNADKEKFIRKLGLFDELVFRATYGITGTQGISTYEALQMYTYANSMRIYDSSDVVGTMLLGMGNPDLKWQTTDAYNIGVDFNMFNRILSGRFEYYYKLTKNTILDYSLAPSTGFSTIKDNLGNITNSGYEFSLRIMPYNNLQRQLNFNVVINGSHNVNKIKKISNALRIRNQELLKPDSNNPNKLSRPMPRYEEGYSQSIIWAIRSLGIDPITGREIYLTRNGERTSEWNAVDVVPVGDMEPKLAGTLSANLNWKGLSISLAARYQFGGQVYNKTLVDKIENANLHYNVDKRAFTDRWNENEIGKPVKFKSVSSKNNGSQTFASTRFLMKDNQLIMNTVNIQYRFERRYCPFIKRLGLSNASVGLYLEDLFHFTTVKVERGIEYPMSRQASLSLNLTF, encoded by the coding sequence ATGGAGAGAAAAAGTGTATATCCCAGTCAACCGAAGCGTAAAGTTTGCCCAAGGAGCTATTTAGCCCAGCGAACAGGCTTCACACTTATCTTAATCTTCCTATCTGTCGGGATAGTCTTTGCCCAAAAGACACAGATAACAGGAACTGTAACTGACGAATCAGGATTCCCTCTTCCGGGTGTGTCCATCACCACCAATGACAAAAGTGTCAACGGTACCACTACCGATGGAGAGGGACGCTTCACCCTGAGTGTCCCTTCCGGCAAACAAGTAAAGACTTTAACTTTCTCTTTTGTAGGAATGCAAACACTAGTCATTCCTTATAAAGGAGGAAAAATAAAAGTTACCTTGAAAGAGGATACCCAACAGATAGAAGAAGTGGTAGTAACCGGAATGTACGAACGTAAGAAAGAAGGGTTCACAGGTTCGGCCAACACGATGTCAGGAGAAGAAATCCGGAAGATGACCTCCGGAAACGTGTTGAAAGCCATCGAACTGCTCGACCCGGGGTTTCGCATGGACAGCAGAATGATGTCCGGCTCCAACCCGAGTGCCGTAGCAGGATTTTCCATGCGAGGTCAGTCGAGCATGGGGGATTACAGCACGGATGAAACCATCTTCATGCGCGGTGACATCGACACACGTCCCAATCAACCATTGTTCGTATTAGACGGCATCATCGGAGTGAGTGTAACCAAAATCACGGATATGGATCCGGAACAAATCAAGAGCATCACCTTACTGAAAGACGCTGCTGCCATGGTACTTTACGGTTCGCAAGCTTCCAATGGCGTAGTGGTGGTAGAGAGCAAGGCACCGGAAGCCGGCAAACTGCGTGTGACCTACAACGGTAACTACAAACTGGAATACCCCGACCTGACAGACTATGATCTGTTGGAAGCCGCCAACAAGTTGGAACTGGAAAGACGAGCCGGCTTCTATGATGAAGACAGCTACTCATTAGAGGATATAACCAACCGAAACAATACATACCGGAAAAAATTACTAGAAGTATTGCGAGGTGTGAACACTTACTGGCTCTCCCAGCCCTTGCAGACGGCTTTCGCACATCGGCACGGCATCAACTTGGAGGGCGGAGACGAAAGCTTGCGCTATAAACTATATGCAGGCATCAATCAGGCTCCCGGCATCATGAAAAAAACAGGCGTATACGGAAAAAGCGCCAGCTTAGATATCCGCTACCGATACAAAGGATTACTAATCAGCAATATACTCTATGTGGATTATTCCAAATCTGACAGAACCTCTCCGTATGGCTCATTCAAAGAGTATGCCCAACTGAATCCCTATTACCGCATTCATGACGAAAACGGACAAATTGCCCAATATCTGGAAAGAGCTATCCACACCAATGACAATACCGGAAGATCCTCCGGTGCGAATGTCGGTAACCCAATGTATAATACCTTATACAACACGTTCGACCGCAACGTCGCATTCGAAGTACGAGATGCATTCCGCGCGGAATATACACCTATCCCGAACCTACGTCTGGCGATGGATTTGACCCTATCCAAAACCACTTCCGATACGGATGTGTTCAAATCAGCCAATCATAATGATTTCATTTCGGTCTACAATATCTCTGAAAAAGGTTCATACGTATGGAACAACAGTAGTAATTTAGATTACGATTTGAGTTTTACGGCCAGTTATAACAAAGTATTCAACAACAAGCAGCTGCTCTCCGCCTATTTACGCTACAACGTAAACGAAAAGAAATTCCACAACGCGGGAGCGTATGCCACAGGATTTCCCAACGACAATATGGACGAGATATTCTTAGGAGCCAAAGCCAAGAAAAACAGTGGCAGCGAGAGTACATCCCGTGCATTTGGCGGAGTGGCAACCATCAGCTACACATACGACCAACGCTACGCAGCCGATTTGAACGGTCGTTTAGACGCATCATCCGAATTTGGTAAAAACAACCGATACGCACCATTCTGGTCTGCCGGAGTTCGATGGAACGCTGACAAAGAGAAGTTTATCCGGAAATTGGGATTGTTCGACGAATTGGTATTCCGTGCCACATACGGCATCACCGGTACGCAAGGTATCTCCACCTACGAAGCCCTTCAGATGTATACTTACGCCAACTCCATGCGCATATACGACAGTTCGGACGTAGTAGGTACCATGCTTCTCGGCATGGGAAACCCCGACTTGAAATGGCAAACTACGGACGCTTACAATATCGGAGTCGACTTCAATATGTTCAATCGTATATTGAGCGGTCGCTTCGAATACTATTACAAGCTTACCAAGAACACGATTCTTGACTATTCATTGGCACCTTCTACAGGCTTCAGTACCATCAAAGACAACCTCGGCAACATCACCAATTCGGGATATGAATTTTCCCTACGTATTATGCCTTACAACAATCTACAGCGTCAGCTGAATTTCAACGTTGTGATAAACGGTAGCCACAATGTCAACAAAATCAAGAAAATATCGAATGCTCTGCGTATCCGGAATCAAGAACTGCTGAAACCGGACTCCAACAATCCCAACAAGCTATCACGCCCAATGCCTCGTTACGAAGAAGGCTATTCACAATCCATAATTTGGGCCATCCGTTCATTGGGAATCGACCCGATTACCGGACGTGAAATATACCTTACCCGCAACGGAGAACGCACCAGTGAATGGAATGCCGTAGATGTAGTACCAGTAGGCGATATGGAACCCAAACTAGCCGGTACCCTCAGTGCCAACCTCAACTGGAAAGGACTCAGTATCAGTCTGGCGGCTCGTTACCAATTCGGCGGACAGGTTTATAACAAGACATTGGTGGACAAAATAGAGAATGCCAATCTACATTACAATGTAGACAAACGGGCTTTTACCGACCGCTGGAATGAAAATGAAATAGGCAAGCCCGTCAAGTTCAAATCGGTTTCGTCCAAAAACAACGGCTCACAGACTTTCGCGAGCACACGCTTCCTGATGAAAGACAACCAGCTGATAATGAATACCGTCAACATACAGTATCGCTTCGAACGCCGCTATTGCCCATTCATCAAACGGCTCGGCCTGAGTAACGCATCGGTAGGATTGTATTTAGAGGACTTGTTCCACTTCACCACAGTCAAAGTAGAACGGGGTATCGAGTATCCCATGTCTCGTCAGGCTTCTTTATCACTTAACTTAACATTTTAA
- a CDS encoding RagB/SusD family nutrient uptake outer membrane protein has protein sequence MNKILSILILGSATLTSCSDWLDVKPKTNVEEEELFKNEQGFKEALTGIYIDMSKNTTYGQNLTFGFIDFLAQRYNVNYSGQGNEDFTDPKWYEFEQNSGNTTKYTNYIWSSCYNLIANLNNLIANIEKKGEVITTEGFRDLIHGEALGLRSFIYFDLLRMWGPIYKDNPTAPSIPYRTAFDRSAAKLLPAKDVADSIIVSLKAAEKLLEKDAMDISFPIYSETSNAHPFLIHRYKRMNKYAVKAELARVYMYIGDKTNAARYANEVINAKRANGSKMFALITDNSNDHLGSTELIFSLSMDSETFGSYIRDNFMISNWSNFYINDRDRIDKLFDVSIDGSNDMRMKEGSGFELTVHGGFTKKYTQDNFSYALNNTVPLIRLPEMYYILSECAGSLNEAAKQLSIVRGTRGLDDVELTNEEERLYNIEKEYRKEFYAEGQLWYFYKRHGYKTFQFCPVKGDLTEVNYRFSIPDDEITLGNIN, from the coding sequence ATGAACAAAATACTATCTATACTGATACTTGGTTCCGCCACACTTACCTCGTGCAGCGACTGGCTGGATGTAAAGCCCAAAACCAATGTAGAAGAGGAAGAGCTTTTTAAAAACGAACAGGGATTCAAGGAAGCTCTTACCGGAATATACATCGACATGAGCAAGAACACCACATACGGTCAGAACCTGACTTTTGGATTTATCGATTTCTTGGCGCAACGATATAATGTCAACTACAGCGGACAAGGCAACGAAGATTTCACGGACCCCAAGTGGTACGAGTTCGAGCAGAATTCAGGCAATACGACCAAATACACTAATTATATATGGTCTTCATGCTACAACCTGATAGCCAATCTGAACAATCTGATTGCCAACATTGAAAAAAAAGGAGAGGTTATCACCACAGAGGGATTCCGGGATTTGATTCACGGTGAAGCCTTGGGCTTACGCTCATTTATCTATTTCGATTTATTGCGTATGTGGGGGCCTATCTACAAAGACAATCCGACAGCACCTTCTATTCCTTACCGCACAGCTTTCGACCGATCCGCAGCCAAACTGCTTCCGGCCAAGGATGTGGCGGACAGTATCATTGTCAGCCTGAAAGCCGCCGAGAAATTATTGGAGAAGGATGCTATGGACATCAGCTTCCCCATATACAGTGAAACGAGCAATGCACATCCATTCTTAATACACCGGTACAAGCGCATGAACAAATATGCCGTAAAAGCGGAACTGGCACGTGTGTACATGTACATAGGAGACAAGACCAACGCCGCCCGATACGCCAACGAGGTAATCAATGCCAAAAGAGCAAACGGCAGTAAAATGTTTGCTCTGATTACAGACAACTCCAATGACCACTTAGGCTCTACCGAATTGATTTTCTCACTCAGCATGGACAGCGAGACTTTCGGAAGTTATATCAGAGACAACTTCATGATAAGTAACTGGAGCAACTTCTATATCAATGACCGCGATCGGATTGACAAGCTGTTCGATGTAAGCATCGACGGAAGCAATGACATGCGCATGAAAGAAGGTAGCGGCTTCGAGCTCACCGTACACGGAGGGTTCACAAAGAAATACACACAAGACAACTTCTCATACGCATTGAACAACACCGTGCCACTCATCCGCCTGCCGGAGATGTATTACATCCTGTCCGAATGCGCCGGTTCCCTCAATGAGGCGGCCAAGCAACTTTCCATCGTACGCGGAACCCGCGGATTGGATGACGTGGAGCTTACCAATGAAGAGGAACGGCTTTACAACATCGAGAAAGAATACCGCAAAGAGTTTTACGCGGAAGGACAGCTGTGGTACTTCTACAAGCGTCATGGGTACAAGACATTCCAGTTCTGCCCTGTAAAAGGAGATTTAACAGAAGTCAATTATCGCTTCAGCATCCCTGATGATGAAATAACCTTGGGAAACATTAACTAA